From a region of the Bdellovibrio bacteriovorus genome:
- a CDS encoding thermonuclease family protein — protein MKKTLFLLFFLLPLSVFADLQIRVISVHDGDTLTATGVSDSQKYKVRLLGVDTPEVDFYKSTQGDVALKARDVLLKLAPVGSILTLSEDSQVDKHGRVLGRLLRNGKDINIEMLRLGWGAMYFIYPFDKRVVSDYSKASKEAFDNKRGIFSNEFKGTEIPYEFRMRVQNQVGRNVIGDFELKKVLPPEDSANIPVWKRVFFPSFEQAYKNGYN, from the coding sequence ATGAAAAAAACGCTCTTCTTATTATTTTTTCTTCTTCCCCTTTCCGTCTTTGCCGATCTTCAAATCCGAGTGATCAGCGTTCATGACGGCGACACCTTAACGGCGACTGGCGTTTCAGACTCACAGAAGTACAAAGTTCGCCTGTTGGGAGTCGACACCCCGGAAGTGGATTTCTATAAGAGCACTCAAGGTGACGTGGCCCTTAAAGCCCGCGATGTTTTACTGAAATTAGCTCCTGTAGGTAGTATCCTCACTCTTTCTGAAGACAGTCAGGTCGACAAGCATGGCCGTGTTCTAGGTCGCTTATTGAGAAACGGAAAAGATATTAATATCGAAATGCTTCGTCTGGGTTGGGGAGCGATGTACTTTATCTACCCATTCGATAAGCGCGTTGTTTCTGATTACAGCAAAGCTTCTAAGGAAGCCTTCGACAACAAACGCGGCATTTTCTCAAACGAATTCAAAGGCACAGAAATTCCTTACGAGTTCCGCATGCGAGTTCAAAACCAAGTCGGTCGCAATGTCATCGGTGATTTCGAACTTAAAAAAGTCCTTCCACCTGAAGACTCCGCCAATATTCCCGTCTGGAAAAGAGTCTTTTTCCCCAGCTTCGAACAAGCCTACAAAAACGGCTACAACTAA
- the tsaE gene encoding tRNA (adenosine(37)-N6)-threonylcarbamoyltransferase complex ATPase subunit type 1 TsaE, translating to MSEVLNSERTVRNLAELKEFWKEILPALKDRCILLMSGDVGAGKTTSVQLIAEILGMRDVQSPSFAIHLRYENQQGQALDHLDLYRLKDDDDLESSGFWDLFSQQKSLIIIEWANRLDYEYLPMNWQKIEVQFQKLSDTERKLKTHTL from the coding sequence ATGTCTGAAGTTTTAAACTCCGAAAGAACAGTGAGAAATCTCGCTGAACTTAAAGAGTTCTGGAAAGAAATTTTGCCAGCTCTCAAAGATCGCTGCATTTTATTAATGAGCGGTGATGTCGGAGCTGGTAAAACCACTTCAGTCCAACTGATCGCAGAGATTCTAGGAATGCGAGATGTTCAATCTCCGTCTTTTGCGATTCACTTACGTTATGAAAACCAACAAGGCCAAGCCTTGGATCATTTAGATCTTTATCGCCTCAAAGACGACGACGATCTTGAAAGCTCAGGCTTCTGGGATCTTTTCAGTCAGCAAAAATCCCTGATCATCATCGAATGGGCAAACCGCCTGGACTACGAATACCTACCCATGAACTGGCAAAAAATCGAAGTCCAATTCCAAAAACTTTCCGACACCGAAAGAAAACTAAAAACCCACACCCTCTAA
- a CDS encoding pyridoxine 5'-phosphate synthase encodes MKHKIRLGVNVDHVATLRQVRGGTTPYPNLVDAVKASVKGGAEQITIHLREDRRHIQLEDLKVLSKVCPVPLNLEMAATAQMVKFAKKYRPDWVCFVPEKRAELTTEGGLDVKKGFKKMAPMVEKLGRIGIEISMFIEPSIEQVEASYEIGADAVELHTGKWVLLTGAKKEKEWKRLVDAAVWANYLGLNVHAGHGLDYHHSKLINKLPFLQEVNIGHSLICYALEDGLQESVRKMRKILK; translated from the coding sequence ATGAAACATAAAATTCGTTTGGGTGTGAATGTAGATCACGTGGCAACTCTTCGCCAAGTGAGAGGCGGAACTACGCCTTATCCTAATCTTGTCGACGCCGTTAAAGCCTCGGTTAAAGGTGGCGCAGAACAGATCACGATTCATTTGCGTGAAGATCGCCGCCATATTCAGTTAGAAGATCTTAAAGTACTTTCTAAGGTGTGTCCGGTTCCTCTTAATTTAGAGATGGCTGCGACCGCGCAGATGGTGAAATTCGCGAAGAAATATCGTCCTGACTGGGTTTGCTTTGTTCCTGAAAAAAGAGCGGAGCTAACAACAGAAGGTGGCCTTGATGTAAAGAAAGGCTTTAAGAAGATGGCGCCGATGGTTGAAAAACTAGGGCGTATCGGGATTGAAATTTCGATGTTTATTGAGCCTTCCATCGAACAAGTTGAAGCGTCTTATGAAATCGGTGCGGATGCTGTTGAACTGCACACGGGAAAATGGGTTCTGCTAACGGGTGCAAAAAAAGAAAAAGAGTGGAAGCGCTTGGTAGATGCTGCTGTGTGGGCGAACTACTTAGGTTTGAATGTTCACGCCGGCCACGGTCTTGATTATCATCACTCAAAGCTGATCAATAAACTTCCCTTCCTTCAGGAGGTGAATATCGGGCACTCTTTGATTTGCTACGCTCTTGAAGACGGCCTTCAAGAATCCGTGCGCAAGATGAGAAAGATCTTAAAGTAA
- the glmM gene encoding phosphoglucosamine mutase, whose product MEKKAKLFGTDGIRGTANQWPMTPDMVVKIGQAIGYLLQKETHGSPAVTPRKVVIGKDTRLSGYMIEQALASGLNSMGVFVQLVGPLPTPGIGYLTRTMRAAAGIVISASHNPFHDNGIKVFGPDGFKISDTMEKEIERLVLEEDLTEFLPPSKDIGRTKRIEDSQGRYIVYVKGTFPLEYTLDGMRIVLDTANGASYKVAPSVFQELGAEVIQLGDDPNGTNINDKVGALYPQKLSEAVIQYRADVGISLDGDADRVIMVDEKGEIVNGDRILAICALHMKERGLLKGNTLVATQMSNFGLEKRMNEAGIKLVKTGVGDKYVVDEMRKNGYNLGGEQSGHIIFLDHTTTGDGCIAALSVLAVMKQTGKKMSELNRVFEDMPQVLINCRVKRRTELHEIAGYDSLIASIEKKLGGEGRVFVRFSGTEPVIRVLVEGSNKTQISQFAEEIASFLEKELS is encoded by the coding sequence GTGGAAAAGAAAGCAAAGCTTTTTGGTACCGACGGCATTCGCGGTACGGCAAATCAGTGGCCCATGACTCCGGATATGGTGGTTAAAATCGGGCAGGCAATTGGGTATCTCTTACAAAAAGAAACTCACGGTTCTCCGGCAGTGACACCTCGTAAAGTAGTTATCGGAAAAGATACGCGTCTTTCGGGTTATATGATCGAGCAAGCTCTAGCGAGTGGTTTAAACTCCATGGGTGTTTTTGTTCAATTGGTAGGTCCACTTCCAACTCCGGGTATCGGGTATTTAACTCGCACGATGAGAGCGGCGGCAGGTATTGTTATCTCCGCTTCTCACAATCCTTTCCATGACAATGGTATTAAAGTTTTCGGTCCGGATGGTTTTAAAATCTCTGATACGATGGAAAAAGAAATCGAACGTTTGGTGCTTGAAGAAGACCTGACGGAGTTTCTTCCTCCAAGTAAGGACATCGGTCGCACAAAGCGTATCGAAGACTCCCAAGGTCGTTACATCGTTTATGTGAAGGGCACTTTCCCTTTAGAGTACACGCTAGATGGAATGCGTATCGTTCTAGATACAGCGAACGGCGCTTCTTACAAAGTGGCTCCGTCCGTGTTCCAAGAGCTGGGTGCGGAAGTCATTCAATTGGGTGACGATCCAAATGGCACAAACATCAACGACAAGGTCGGTGCTTTGTATCCACAAAAACTTTCTGAAGCTGTGATTCAATATCGCGCGGATGTCGGAATCAGTCTTGATGGTGACGCCGATCGCGTGATCATGGTGGATGAAAAAGGGGAGATCGTAAATGGGGATCGCATCCTTGCGATCTGTGCTCTTCACATGAAAGAGCGTGGTCTTCTTAAGGGGAACACGTTGGTCGCGACGCAAATGTCGAACTTCGGTCTTGAAAAGCGCATGAACGAGGCCGGCATCAAGCTTGTGAAAACAGGCGTTGGTGATAAGTACGTCGTCGATGAGATGAGAAAAAATGGTTACAACCTGGGCGGTGAACAATCCGGCCATATTATTTTCTTAGATCACACGACTACGGGTGATGGTTGTATCGCGGCTTTGAGTGTTCTTGCGGTGATGAAACAGACCGGTAAAAAGATGAGTGAACTGAATCGTGTGTTTGAGGACATGCCTCAAGTGCTTATCAATTGCCGTGTGAAACGTCGTACAGAGCTTCATGAGATTGCAGGCTACGACAGTTTGATTGCAAGTATTGAAAAGAAATTAGGCGGCGAAGGCCGCGTCTTTGTGCGTTTCTCAGGAACAGAACCCGTGATTCGTGTTTTGGTGGAAGGATCTAATAAAACACAAATCAGTCAGTTTGCTGAAGAGATCGCCTCCTTCTTAGAAAAAGAGTTATCATAG
- the cdaA gene encoding diadenylate cyclase CdaA — protein MLQQFVDNLIFIVQHLRVQDAVDMLLVWMVVYRILVLIKRTGTIQMLSGLGVLAIGYILSIWLELFTFNWILEKFFSNLFVIVVVLFQGEIRRALAHIGSNPFFNDASTIQETQIIEEIAKGIILTAQKGFGALVVVEREIVIDYHIEFGTEMDSKVSAELLASIFHPESPMHDGAVLIRNGKLHSAGCFLPLSKNPALDKNLGTRHRAAIGLTEETDALVFVVSEENKSIGIVQGGHLSPNVELGDIRKALYETFGLKYKAFSQQGEVL, from the coding sequence ATGTTGCAACAGTTTGTCGACAACTTGATATTTATCGTCCAGCATCTGCGCGTGCAAGATGCTGTCGATATGCTTCTAGTATGGATGGTGGTTTACCGGATCCTGGTTCTGATCAAAAGAACGGGCACCATCCAAATGCTTTCCGGTCTTGGAGTTCTAGCCATCGGGTACATCCTGAGTATTTGGCTAGAACTTTTTACGTTTAATTGGATCTTAGAAAAGTTCTTCTCAAATCTTTTTGTGATCGTGGTCGTCCTTTTCCAAGGCGAGATTCGCCGTGCTTTAGCGCACATTGGAAGCAATCCTTTCTTCAATGACGCCTCGACAATTCAAGAAACGCAAATCATCGAAGAGATCGCGAAAGGCATCATCTTAACTGCGCAAAAAGGTTTCGGCGCCTTGGTGGTGGTTGAGCGTGAAATCGTGATCGACTATCACATTGAATTTGGAACGGAAATGGATTCCAAAGTTTCAGCGGAGTTACTGGCGTCCATCTTCCATCCAGAAAGCCCCATGCATGATGGGGCGGTTCTTATTCGTAACGGCAAGCTTCATTCCGCAGGCTGTTTTTTGCCTTTAAGTAAAAATCCGGCTTTAGATAAAAACCTGGGCACACGTCACCGTGCTGCCATCGGATTAACAGAAGAAACAGACGCCTTGGTGTTTGTGGTTTCTGAAGAAAATAAATCTATCGGTATCGTACAAGGTGGTCACTTAAGCCCGAATGTCGAATTGGGCGATATCCGCAAGGCTCTTTATGAAACCTTCGGCCTTAAATACAAAGCCTTCTCTCAACAAGGGGAGGTTCTGTGA
- the ftsH gene encoding ATP-dependent zinc metalloprotease FtsH — MRSTQKTLALWFFLIIMAVFLFQAYESKHQKVIADFNFSKFTEAVKAGEVATVTFRQDTSEIVGEMKPEFEKKYNGTHFAIIGNTQDEGYKFLQANGITPNYERADNGGFFQSLIVNWLPLILIVAMFLFIMRQIQVGGGKAMSFGKSRARLLTEHKNRVTFKEVAGVDEAKEDLQEIVSFLKDPKKYTKLGGRIPKGVLLVGPPGTGKTLLARAVAGEAGVPFFTISGSDFVEMFVGVGASRVRDLFEQGKKNAPCLIFIDEIDAVGRHRGAGMGGGHDEREQTLNQLLVEMDGFESSEGVILIAATNRPDVLDPALLRPGRFDRRVVVNKPDLKGREQILTVHMRKTPLGPDVEPSKIARGTPGFSGADLENLVNEAALIAARTDKKYLDMEDFEKAKDKVIMGSERRSMVISDEDKRVTAYHEAGHTLVGKKLTGLDPIHKVTIIPRGMALGVTQTLPEKESVSLSKQKAENMIAFLFGGRAAEEVIFKDITTGAGNDIERATDLARHMVCQWGMSKLGPLAFEKREGPVFLGMQYGHTHKDYSESKAQEIDAEVSKIINEGYSTAVRILTDYKDALERLANALLEYETIDGHEVEMLVNGAAVAEIEKYRNNKRDGGGLGAVVTAGKKDSSGSDPVGNTGPVTI; from the coding sequence ATGCGCTCTACTCAAAAAACGCTAGCACTCTGGTTCTTCCTCATCATTATGGCTGTCTTTCTGTTTCAGGCCTATGAGAGTAAGCACCAAAAAGTGATTGCTGATTTTAACTTCTCGAAATTCACAGAGGCTGTGAAAGCTGGTGAAGTTGCGACTGTCACTTTCCGTCAGGACACAAGTGAAATTGTCGGTGAAATGAAACCGGAATTTGAAAAGAAATATAATGGAACTCACTTTGCCATTATCGGTAACACTCAAGATGAGGGTTATAAATTTCTTCAAGCAAACGGTATTACTCCAAACTACGAACGTGCTGACAACGGTGGCTTCTTCCAATCTTTGATTGTGAACTGGTTGCCATTGATTTTGATCGTCGCGATGTTCTTGTTCATCATGCGCCAGATTCAAGTCGGCGGTGGTAAAGCTATGTCATTCGGCAAAAGCCGCGCGCGCCTTTTAACGGAGCACAAAAATCGTGTGACGTTCAAAGAAGTGGCAGGCGTGGATGAAGCTAAAGAAGATTTGCAAGAGATCGTCAGCTTCCTCAAAGATCCAAAAAAATACACAAAATTAGGTGGTCGTATTCCTAAAGGTGTTTTGCTAGTAGGTCCTCCGGGAACAGGTAAAACATTGCTGGCTCGCGCCGTTGCGGGTGAAGCGGGTGTACCATTCTTCACAATCTCGGGATCTGACTTCGTTGAGATGTTCGTGGGTGTGGGTGCGAGCCGTGTTCGTGACTTGTTTGAGCAAGGTAAAAAGAATGCTCCATGTTTGATCTTCATCGACGAGATCGATGCAGTAGGACGTCATCGTGGTGCTGGTATGGGTGGTGGTCACGACGAACGTGAGCAAACTCTGAATCAGCTTCTTGTTGAGATGGATGGTTTCGAATCTTCTGAAGGTGTTATCTTGATCGCAGCGACGAACCGTCCTGACGTTCTCGATCCCGCTCTTCTTCGTCCAGGTCGTTTCGACCGCCGTGTCGTTGTGAATAAGCCAGACCTTAAAGGTCGAGAGCAAATCCTAACGGTTCACATGCGTAAGACTCCATTGGGTCCTGACGTTGAACCGTCTAAGATTGCTCGTGGTACTCCGGGCTTCTCGGGTGCTGACCTTGAGAACTTGGTGAACGAAGCGGCATTGATCGCCGCTCGCACAGATAAAAAATACTTGGATATGGAAGACTTTGAAAAAGCCAAAGACAAAGTCATCATGGGTTCTGAAAGAAGATCCATGGTTATCTCTGACGAAGATAAGCGCGTGACGGCTTATCACGAAGCAGGACATACGCTGGTTGGTAAAAAACTAACAGGCCTTGATCCAATTCATAAAGTAACAATCATTCCTCGCGGTATGGCGTTGGGTGTGACACAGACATTGCCTGAAAAAGAAAGCGTTTCATTGTCGAAACAAAAAGCGGAAAACATGATTGCCTTCTTGTTTGGTGGTCGTGCCGCTGAAGAAGTGATCTTTAAAGACATCACAACGGGCGCTGGTAACGATATCGAGCGCGCAACAGACTTGGCTCGCCACATGGTTTGCCAATGGGGTATGAGTAAGTTAGGTCCTTTGGCTTTTGAAAAACGTGAAGGTCCTGTGTTTTTGGGAATGCAGTACGGTCACACGCATAAAGATTACTCTGAATCAAAAGCGCAAGAGATCGATGCGGAAGTTTCTAAGATCATCAACGAAGGATACTCCACAGCGGTGCGTATCTTGACGGATTACAAAGATGCTCTTGAAAGATTGGCGAACGCCCTTCTTGAGTACGAAACTATCGACGGTCACGAAGTAGAAATGCTTGTGAACGGTGCGGCTGTTGCGGAGATTGAAAAATACCGTAACAACAAAAGAGATGGTGGCGGTTTAGGTGCTGTGGTGACGGCGGGTAAAAAAGATTCTTCGGGATCTGATCCTGTAGGCAACACGGGTCCTGTGACTATCTAG
- the tilS gene encoding tRNA lysidine(34) synthetase TilS translates to MKLKRAKQDLDHHVWKLVKTHSLNEKKILVALSGGTDSVALLRVLSKIHKKELLGACYFHHGEDSNQEYRKEAQIFCEKLCTKLGIEFFPLKSSVLAKSEAEYRELRYEALTRLMKEQGFQILATGHHRDDLLETRLLRLIRGTGSQGFQAMHVLKDDKFRPFLEITKRELKKYLREEKLRIFEDPSNDKLDPLRNWIREDWLKALEKRSRGAASSLARSLETIALEMENRAWGDLLSQNEAYKTQGLSRGFYLTLSPFEQKRLLAQYLFALGKKDFSQSHLEEIQKRLDKSQKVITFKVGGCHWEVNAEQIKVQS, encoded by the coding sequence GTGAAACTAAAAAGAGCCAAGCAAGATTTAGATCATCACGTGTGGAAATTAGTAAAAACACACTCGCTGAATGAGAAAAAGATTTTGGTGGCTCTTTCGGGTGGGACGGACTCGGTCGCGCTTTTGCGCGTGCTTTCGAAAATTCATAAGAAAGAACTTTTAGGGGCGTGCTACTTTCATCATGGTGAAGATTCCAATCAAGAGTATCGCAAGGAAGCCCAAATCTTTTGCGAAAAACTGTGCACTAAATTAGGCATTGAATTTTTCCCTTTAAAATCGTCCGTCTTAGCAAAATCAGAAGCAGAATATCGCGAGCTGCGTTACGAAGCTTTAACCCGCCTCATGAAGGAACAAGGTTTTCAAATTCTTGCTACAGGACATCATCGAGACGATCTTTTGGAGACTCGACTTTTGCGTTTGATACGAGGTACGGGGTCCCAAGGATTTCAAGCCATGCATGTCCTAAAAGACGACAAGTTTCGTCCCTTTTTGGAAATCACAAAGCGAGAATTAAAAAAATATCTGCGCGAAGAAAAGCTTCGCATTTTTGAAGATCCTAGCAACGACAAACTGGACCCTCTGCGCAACTGGATTCGCGAGGATTGGTTGAAAGCTTTAGAGAAGCGTTCGCGAGGAGCTGCTTCGTCATTAGCTCGCTCTTTAGAAACCATTGCGCTTGAGATGGAAAATCGCGCTTGGGGAGATCTTTTGAGTCAAAATGAGGCTTATAAGACACAGGGCTTATCTCGGGGTTTTTATCTCACATTAAGCCCCTTCGAACAAAAACGACTGCTAGCGCAATATTTATTTGCTCTAGGAAAAAAAGATTTTTCGCAGTCTCATCTCGAAGAAATACAAAAGCGCCTGGACAAGTCACAAAAAGTGATCACATTCAAAGTCGGCGGATGCCACTGGGAAGTTAACGCAGAGCAAATTAAGGTCCAGTCCTGA
- a CDS encoding NAD-dependent succinate-semialdehyde dehydrogenase, translated as MNTFSTVNPATGETLKTYQHTSWEESQKAIQGACEDFSKWRKTSFEERAVVLNKLAQSLRQHKTELAQMMNAEMGKLIAEGKAEVEKCAVTCEYYAKEAAHMLKNQVAASSPYKTAEVSFQPLGVVFSIMPWNFPLWQTIRFAAPALMAGNVILLKHADLTAGTAAMVGQIFSDLTSGYKLLRNIQVDHEVAAKVIADKNVRGVTFTGSSNGGRSVATEAAKNLKKIVLELGGSDAYLVLEDADVEMAAKTCVKARLVNCGQSCVAGKRFIVHEKIAKDFIQHFVNEMKASEIAPLASKKFQKTIIEQVEKLKSWGGKVVLGGTAPQGEGAYYPATVIVFENNHPELHAEEVFGPVASIIIAKSTQEALDFANSSPYGLGGGIFTSDLKKGKELVEKELQAGFVVVNDYVKSDPRIPFGGVKESGYGRELGHFGILEFVNIKTVAVAGE; from the coding sequence ATGAATACATTTTCCACAGTCAATCCTGCCACCGGCGAAACTCTAAAAACCTATCAACACACATCTTGGGAAGAATCGCAAAAAGCCATTCAAGGGGCTTGTGAGGATTTTAGCAAGTGGCGTAAGACTTCTTTCGAAGAGCGCGCCGTCGTTTTAAATAAACTTGCACAAAGTCTTCGGCAGCATAAAACGGAACTCGCGCAAATGATGAATGCCGAGATGGGAAAGCTGATCGCGGAAGGAAAAGCGGAAGTTGAAAAGTGCGCTGTCACTTGTGAATACTATGCGAAAGAGGCGGCTCACATGCTTAAAAATCAAGTGGCTGCTTCATCTCCTTACAAAACGGCCGAGGTGAGTTTTCAACCTTTGGGCGTGGTTTTTAGTATCATGCCTTGGAATTTTCCTCTGTGGCAGACGATTCGATTTGCAGCCCCCGCGTTGATGGCGGGGAATGTCATCCTATTAAAACACGCAGATCTGACGGCAGGAACAGCTGCGATGGTCGGGCAGATTTTTTCAGATCTGACATCGGGATATAAACTTTTAAGAAATATCCAAGTGGATCATGAAGTCGCGGCCAAAGTGATTGCAGATAAAAATGTGCGAGGGGTGACTTTCACTGGAAGTTCCAACGGCGGAAGATCTGTAGCGACCGAGGCGGCAAAGAATTTAAAGAAAATTGTTCTTGAGTTGGGTGGCAGTGATGCCTATCTCGTTCTTGAGGATGCCGATGTTGAAATGGCCGCGAAAACGTGCGTGAAGGCGCGTCTGGTAAATTGTGGGCAAAGCTGCGTGGCGGGAAAAAGATTTATCGTGCATGAAAAAATCGCGAAGGATTTTATTCAGCACTTTGTGAATGAAATGAAAGCCTCAGAAATCGCACCACTTGCGAGCAAAAAGTTCCAAAAGACAATTATCGAGCAAGTTGAAAAGCTCAAATCCTGGGGTGGTAAAGTCGTTCTTGGTGGCACAGCGCCGCAAGGTGAGGGAGCTTATTATCCTGCGACGGTGATCGTCTTCGAAAACAATCACCCCGAACTTCACGCCGAAGAAGTTTTTGGACCCGTGGCTTCGATCATTATTGCAAAAAGCACACAGGAAGCTTTGGATTTCGCAAACTCATCTCCGTATGGATTGGGCGGTGGCATCTTCACAAGTGACCTAAAAAAAGGCAAAGAGCTTGTGGAAAAAGAGTTGCAGGCCGGATTTGTCGTAGTGAATGATTATGTGAAGTCGGACCCGCGCATTCCTTTTGGAGGAGTGAAAGAGTCGGGTTATGGAAGAGAGCTGGGGCACTTTGGTATTCTGGAATTCGTGAATATCAAAACGGTGGCGGTGGCCGGGGAGTAA
- a CDS encoding PulJ/GspJ family protein — MTKKLNSAGLSLIEMLVAVAIGSIMLVMVASMFQAQQKEVRSLRQKQEVIELKNLMLAQLTKTEVCSWQLKGRVIDVAASPTAAKPSETILNLKELRQGVNNASAIVAKTGDSLPGSSIKVKSITFKDIYPTGNPDEYKGVFEITFDESSLAYPLRPLQTQQIIKTLSGSPDRAKIIDSCGTVSASSGLGEEDLDTSESFDVYCEYRWVTSNGYNGGYASFKASLVTSEMLQWQEKDQDPTRVFRTNKRQAMGPRSGVIRGIYKVCP, encoded by the coding sequence ATGACGAAGAAATTGAATTCTGCGGGATTAAGTTTGATTGAAATGTTAGTCGCCGTGGCGATTGGCAGTATTATGTTGGTGATGGTCGCTTCCATGTTTCAGGCGCAACAAAAAGAAGTGCGCTCCCTTCGCCAAAAGCAGGAAGTCATCGAACTTAAAAATCTGATGCTTGCCCAACTCACAAAAACCGAAGTGTGTTCATGGCAACTTAAAGGCCGCGTGATTGACGTGGCGGCTTCGCCGACAGCGGCAAAACCCTCCGAAACGATTTTGAACTTAAAAGAATTACGCCAAGGTGTAAACAACGCCTCAGCGATTGTAGCTAAAACTGGCGACAGCCTTCCGGGTTCCAGTATTAAAGTAAAGAGCATCACGTTCAAAGACATTTATCCGACAGGAAATCCTGACGAATACAAAGGTGTTTTTGAAATTACATTTGATGAATCTTCATTGGCGTATCCTCTTCGCCCTTTGCAAACGCAGCAGATCATCAAGACTCTTTCCGGTTCTCCAGATCGTGCCAAGATTATCGATTCGTGCGGGACAGTTTCTGCCTCCAGTGGATTGGGTGAAGAGGATCTTGATACGAGCGAATCCTTTGATGTTTATTGCGAATATCGATGGGTGACTTCCAATGGGTATAATGGCGGCTATGCTTCGTTTAAGGCGTCTTTAGTGACTTCTGAGATGTTGCAGTGGCAGGAAAAAGATCAAGACCCCACGCGCGTGTTTCGCACGAATAAGCGTCAGGCCATGGGCCCCCGATCCGGTGTCATTCGCGGCATCTATAAAGTCTGTCCTTAA
- a CDS encoding type II toxin-antitoxin system RatA family toxin produces the protein MAKASTTEVFNCTPEQFYKIIADYEKYHEFLPEVKQCKVLKSEGNRKLVEYNVQVMKSFKYSLWMTENAPTSITWEFASGDIFKTSVGSWKLENEAGKTRATYSVEATFSMFVPGPIANALVSVNLPNMISSYHKRVKQLYGV, from the coding sequence ATGGCAAAAGCATCAACCACCGAAGTTTTCAATTGCACTCCCGAACAATTTTATAAAATCATCGCGGACTATGAAAAATACCACGAGTTTTTACCTGAGGTAAAACAGTGCAAAGTTCTAAAGTCTGAAGGCAATCGCAAGCTTGTTGAATACAACGTGCAAGTAATGAAGTCGTTTAAGTACAGTTTGTGGATGACAGAGAATGCACCTACAAGCATTACTTGGGAGTTTGCGTCCGGAGACATTTTTAAAACGTCTGTAGGATCCTGGAAATTGGAAAACGAAGCTGGCAAAACGCGCGCGACTTATTCGGTTGAAGCGACTTTCAGCATGTTTGTTCCCGGTCCGATTGCAAATGCCTTGGTCAGCGTGAATCTTCCAAATATGATTAGCAGCTATCACAAGCGAGTGAAACAGCTTTATGGCGTCTGA
- the glpX gene encoding class II fructose-bisphosphatase, protein MDRNLALEFVRVTEAAALASATWVGRGEEKTADKAAVDAMRKAFDHIRMDGTVVIGEGERDEAPMLYIGEKVGHKTEDAPKLDIALDPLEGTTICATGGPGSISVIAVAEQGKFLHAPDTYMDKIACGPGAKGHIDIDKSATENIKAVAKALGKSVSEMTVVILNRPRHEKLIAEARATGARINLIGDGDVSAAVSTGWNDTGIDLLLGIGGAPEGVISAAAMQCLGGDFQGRLKFRNDEEKVRAKRMGVADLEKKFTIDELASGPVMFIATGVTDGSLLKGVRFMPGGQAKTHSIVMRSATGTIRNIEAHHVLNKKPQ, encoded by the coding sequence ATGGACAGAAACCTGGCTTTAGAATTTGTACGTGTAACAGAAGCTGCTGCTTTGGCTTCAGCAACTTGGGTTGGACGTGGAGAAGAAAAAACGGCGGATAAAGCCGCGGTCGACGCTATGAGAAAAGCCTTTGATCACATTCGCATGGATGGCACCGTTGTCATCGGTGAAGGAGAGCGCGACGAGGCTCCGATGCTTTATATCGGCGAAAAAGTGGGTCACAAGACAGAAGATGCTCCAAAACTGGATATCGCTTTAGACCCTCTTGAAGGAACGACTATTTGTGCGACGGGTGGGCCGGGATCGATTTCTGTTATCGCTGTTGCGGAACAAGGTAAATTCCTGCATGCGCCTGACACATACATGGATAAAATCGCGTGCGGTCCCGGAGCAAAAGGTCACATCGACATTGATAAGTCGGCAACAGAAAACATCAAAGCTGTTGCAAAGGCTTTGGGTAAGTCTGTAAGTGAAATGACGGTTGTTATATTGAATCGCCCTCGTCATGAAAAGTTGATCGCTGAAGCTCGCGCTACGGGCGCGCGTATTAATTTGATCGGTGATGGCGACGTGTCTGCGGCGGTGTCTACGGGTTGGAATGACACAGGCATTGATTTACTCTTAGGTATTGGTGGTGCCCCAGAGGGAGTGATCTCAGCTGCAGCGATGCAGTGTTTAGGTGGAGACTTCCAAGGTCGTTTGAAATTTAGAAATGACGAAGAAAAAGTGCGCGCAAAACGTATGGGTGTCGCGGATCTAGAAAAGAAATTTACAATTGATGAATTGGCGTCAGGCCCTGTGATGTTTATTGCAACAGGCGTGACCGACGGATCTCTTTTAAAAGGTGTTCGTTTCATGCCAGGCGGACAAGCGAAAACGCATTCGATTGTCATGCGTTCAGCGACAGGTACCATCCGTAACATCGAAGCTCACCATGTTTTGAATAAGAAGCCTCAGTAA